TCTATCCAGCTGAGCTACGGGCGCTCTCCGTTCGGCGGGGGATAGCGCCTGGGGTTGCCAGGCGCAACCCCTTTCAGGCCGCCATCTTGTCGAGCTCGCGCACCACCGCCTCGCCCATCACGCTGGTGCCCACGCGGGCGGCGCCGGGCACCATGATGTCGGCCGTGCGCAGCCCGCCGGCCAGCACCTTCTCCACCGCGTTCTCAACCAGCCGCGCATCCTCCTCCATGCCGAAGGACCAGCGCAGCAGCATCGCGAAGGAGAGCATCTGCGCGCAGGGGTTGGCGATCCCCTTCCCCGCGATGTCGGGCGCGGAGCCGTGGATGGGCTCGTACAGCGCGTGGCGACGCCCGCTCGCGTCGGGCGCGCCGAGCGTGGCGGAGGGCAGCATCCCCAGGCTGCCCGTGACGGCCGCGGCAAGGTCCGAGAGCACGTCGCCGAACAGGTTGCTGGCGAGGATCACGTCGAACTGCTTCGGGCGGGAGGCAAGCTGCATGGCGCAGTTGTCCGCGTACATGTGGGAGAGCTCGACATCGGCGAACTCCGCCTTGTGCACCGCCGTCACGATCTCCCGCCAGAAGCGGCCGGACTGCATGACGTTGGCCTTCTCCACGCTCGTCAGCCGGTTGCTGCGCTTGCGCGCCAGCTCGAAGCCCACGCGGGCGACGCGGGTGATCTCCTCCTCCGTGTAGGACTCGGTGTCGAAGCCGCGGCGCATGCCGCTCGCCATCGTCTCGACGCCGCGCGGCTCGCCGAAGTAGATGCCGCCCGTGCTCTCGCGCACGATCATCAGGTCCAGCCCGTCCACCAGATCCGCCTTGAGCGAGGAGGCCTGGGCGAGCGGCGACCACACGATCGCCGGGCGCAGGTTGGCGAACAGGCCGAGATCCTTGCGCAGACGCAGGATGCCCAGCTCCGGCCGGTTCTCGAAGGGAAGGCTGTCCCACTTCGGCCCGCCAACGGAGCCGAACAGGATGGCGTCCGCGCGCTTCGCCTTCTCCATCGTGCTGTCCGGGCAGGGATGCCCCTCCGCGTCGATGGCGGCGCCGCCAACCAGCCCTTCCTCAATGTCGAAGGTCACGCGGCGGCGGCGGTCCATCCAGTCCACCAGCCGGCGGACCTCCCGCATCACCTCGGGGCCGATGCCGTCACCCGGCAGGACGAGCATCTTCTTGTTGGCGGGCATGAAGGATTCCTCAGGGCGCGATCGGCCCCGGCAGGATCGCCGGGGCCGTGCCGCGGGGTCAGGTGAAGGACCGGGTGGAGCCCCGGGAGATCAGCCGTAGAGCCAGGGCTGCGCCGCGCGCTGCCTTGCTTCGAAGCCCTCGATGACGGTCGCGCGCTGCATCGTCTCTCCGATGTCGTCCAGCCCGTTCAGCAGCCTGTGCTTGCGGAGCGGGTCCACCTCGAACGGGATCTCCTCCCCGTTCGGGCGGATGACGACCTGGCGCGCGAGATCGACGCTGATGCGGGCATTCGCCCCCATCGTCGCGTCCTCCATCAGCCTGTCGCAGATCTCGCGCGGCAGCTTGATCGGCAGGATGCCGTTCTTGAAGGAGTTGTTGAAGAAGATGTCGGCGAAGTCCGGCGCGATCACGCAGCGGATGCCGAAATCCAGCAGCGCCCAGGGCGCGTGCTCGCGGGAGGAGCCGCAGCCGAAGTTCTCGTGCGCGATCAGCACCTCGGCCCGGCGGTACGGCTCCTGGTTCAGCACGAACTCCGGCTTCTCGCTGCCGTCGTCGTTGAAGCGCATGTCGGCGAAGGCGGCGCGCCCCAGCCCCTT
This genomic window from Pararoseomonas sp. SCSIO 73927 contains:
- the leuD gene encoding 3-isopropylmalate dehydratase small subunit, yielding MQPFTTLTGIAAPLPMANVDTDKIIPARFLKTIERKGLGRAAFADMRFNDDGSEKPEFVLNQEPYRRAEVLIAHENFGCGSSREHAPWALLDFGIRCVIAPDFADIFFNNSFKNGILPIKLPREICDRLMEDATMGANARISVDLARQVVIRPNGEEIPFEVDPLRKHRLLNGLDDIGETMQRATVIEGFEARQRAAQPWLYG
- the leuB gene encoding 3-isopropylmalate dehydrogenase; this translates as MPANKKMLVLPGDGIGPEVMREVRRLVDWMDRRRRVTFDIEEGLVGGAAIDAEGHPCPDSTMEKAKRADAILFGSVGGPKWDSLPFENRPELGILRLRKDLGLFANLRPAIVWSPLAQASSLKADLVDGLDLMIVRESTGGIYFGEPRGVETMASGMRRGFDTESYTEEEITRVARVGFELARKRSNRLTSVEKANVMQSGRFWREIVTAVHKAEFADVELSHMYADNCAMQLASRPKQFDVILASNLFGDVLSDLAAAVTGSLGMLPSATLGAPDASGRRHALYEPIHGSAPDIAGKGIANPCAQMLSFAMLLRWSFGMEEDARLVENAVEKVLAGGLRTADIMVPGAARVGTSVMGEAVVRELDKMAA